In Populus nigra chromosome 1, ddPopNigr1.1, whole genome shotgun sequence, one genomic interval encodes:
- the LOC133677397 gene encoding protein unc-13 homolog isoform X2, producing the protein MEQQAMLLHHYRRDRRKLLEFLLSSGLIKELRTPSGPTNSLSNLDFDSLSADYIIHCVKSGGVVDVTEATNKYSDESAYPVTLQIHSQTRSSYFVVSEPESAGSPPRRAPPPLYAKQAADTSCLSSQMDRVHIEKATTSGDDSGPGYEPATNAPTRPLENSEFPIPSLGLPSLKTGLSDDDLRESAYELLLASIFFSGVEANSVEDRRKEKTSKFLSGLKSKRDKMQSQSQSVGRKSELMDIVRVQMQISEAMDSCTRRNLMQLAARKMSGQIDLTHIALGLLNGTFKSDFLNERSYMQWKSRQANILEELLCSAIGTTNEHLTIRSYVAKIRDEKEWDTMMSASERVAVVASIRQVAVKLSSLPAQFGIQGETFYWTAIYQVNIRLYQKLLFGLFDVLDEDQLIEEADEMLLLIKLTWSTLGITETMHDALYGWVLFQQFVRTGGSALLENAVLHLQKVLSTEEDDRKEQYMNSLVCTKQCNGSHLKLHLLQSIFVSISMWCDYKLQDYHSHFSQKPYNFRMIISLVSAVGVLASDESGDLKLMKLNASDAKASRKLKSYVKKSTEAAFRKVASKVDLESKIERIHPLAQLAKELKLIAETEFNVFHPVLRCWCPESVTISVVLLHQFYGERLKPFLKGVSSVSGDARSVLPAAYMLDQYLTKLYTSALEANKLLNSFNQDFKHYQIGEISKPFILDWVISQHSRILEWTGRAFDIEDWEPLSYHQRHAASIVEVFRIIEETVDQLFGFNLPMDITHLQALLSVIFHSLDAYLMKMLNQLVEKNHLYPSAPPITRYTETVIPMIKRSLVVGTLLDETVARKLNELTIPKLCIRLNTLQYIQKQVAILEDGIRKSWGLIRPSLDQRQMKEEVLEERSLLTSSEAVDALFATTCHIIRDTTTDAIRKFCDFTGARVVFWDLRDQFLFHLYRGDVGSSRLESFLPHVDTVLDHICGLIDDTLRDLVVLSICRASLEGYVWVLLDGGPSRAFSDSDITMMEDDLNVLKEFFVAEGEGLPRSLVEQEAKFAQQILGLFSLKTETIVRMLMNASEHISMRVDSHKHGHMGLEDAHTLVRVLCHKKDREASKFLKQQYELPMSSEYDDTSSRDSNFGSPLIPDLLKRSTSFHWPKNGQSSFKSIRKKLQAATSEIRDVAR; encoded by the exons ATGGAGCAGCAAGCTATGCTGTTACATCACTACCGTCGCGATCGCCGAAAGCTGTTAGAGTTTCTGTTATCGTCAGGTTTGATCAAAGAGCTCCGTACTCCATCTGGTCCTACTAATTCACTCTCCAATCTCGATTTTGATTCTCTTAGCGCCGATTATATCATCCACTGCGTTAAATCAG GTGGAGTCGTTGATGTTACTGAAGCGACTAACAAGTACTCGGATGAATCTGCTTATCCTGTCACG CTGCAGATACATTCTCAAACGAGGAGCTCCTATTTTGTTGTTTCTGAACCAGAGTCAGCTGGTTCTCCCCCTAGGCGTGCGCCTCCTCCTCTGTATGCTAAACAAGCAGCTGATACATCATGTTTATCAAGTCAAATGGATCGTGTACATATTGAGAAGGCCACTACGTCTGGGGATGACAGCGGTCCTGGATATGAACCAGCGACAAATGCACCTACCAGGCCCTTAGAGAATTCTGAATTTCCAATTCCTTCACTTGGATTACCTAGCCTAAAAACAG GATTGTCTGATGACGACTTGCGGGAATCAGCCTACGAACTTTTGCTTGCATCTATATTTTTCTCTGG GGTTGAAGCAAATTCAGTTGAGGATAGAAGGAAGGAAAAgacttctaaatttttgtcaGGGTTGAAGAGTAAAAGGGATAAAATGCAATCACAATCTCAGTCTGTTGGAAGAAAGTCAGAACTAATGGACATTGTCCGTGTTCAGATGCAG ATTTCAGAAGCAATGGATTCATGCACTAGGCGGAATTTGATGCAGTTGGCAGCAAGGAAAATGAGTGGACAAATTGATCTTACCCATATCGCTCTTGGGCTTTTGAATGGAACTTTCAAGTCTGATTTTCTTAATGAAAGATCATATATGCAATGGAAAAGTAGGCAG gcAAACATTTTAGAAGAACTTCTATGTTCTGCTATTGGTACAACAAATGAACATCTAACCATCAGAAGCTATGTTGCTAAAATCAGAGATGAGAAG GAATGGGATACCATGATGTCTGCTTCTGAACGTGTTGCAGTTGTAGCATCTATTAGACAGGTGGCTGTTAAACTATCATCCTTGCCTGCACAGTTTGGTATTCAAGGTGAAACCTTCTATTGGACTGCCATCTATCAAGTGAACATTAGACTTTATCAGAAATTACTGTTTGGGTTATTTGATGTTCTTGATGAAGATCAGCTCATAGAG GAAGCTGATGAAATGCTGCTGCTTATAAAATTAACCTGGTCTACTTTAGGCATTACTGAAACAATGCATGATGCATTATATGGGTGGGTCCTTTTTCAACAG TTTGTTAGAACAGGTGGGAGTGCGCTATTAGAAAATGCAGTTCTTCACCTGCAGAAGGTCCTATCTACTGAAGAAGATGACAGGAAGGAGCAGTATATGAATAGCCTAGTATGTACAAAGCAATGCAATGGCAGTCACTTGAAGTTGCATCTGTTGCAGTCTATTTTCGTCTCAATAAGCATGTGGTGTGACTATAAACTGCAAGATTATCATTCACATTTCAGCCAG AAACCTTATAACTTTCGAATGATAATATCCTTGGTGTCAGCAGTAGGGGTTCTTGCTTCTGATGAATCTGGTGATCTGAAG TTGATGAAATTAAACGCTTCGGATGCTAAAGCTTCTAGAAAACTTAAATCCTATGTCAAAAAGTCTACTGAAGCTGCATTCAGGAAG GTAGCAAGTAAGGTGGATCTTGAGTCTAAAATAGAAAGGATACATCCCCTGGCTCAGCTTGCTAAAGAACTGAAGTTGATTGCTGAGACAGAGTTCAATGTGTTTCACCCAGTGTTACGTTGCTGGTGTCCTGAGTCTGTGACTATATCAGTTGTGCTATTGCACCAATTTTACGGGGAAAGACTG AAACCTTTCCTCAAGGGAGTGTCATCTGTTTCTGGAGATGCTAGATCAGTGCTTCCAGCTGCTTATATGTTGGATCAGTACCTGACTAAGCTATATACTTCTGCTTTGGAAGCCAATAAGTTGCTGAATTCTTTCAATCAAGATTTCAAACACTATCAG ATTGGAGAAATTTCGAAACCATTCATTCTTGATTGGGTGATTTCTCAGCATTCTCGTATCTTGGAATGGACTGGACGTGCTTTTGATATTGAG GATTGGGAGCCTTTATCATATCATCAGAGACATGCAGCATCAATAGTTGAAGTTTTTAGGATTATAGAGGAG ACTGTGGATCAATTATTTGGCTTCAATCTTCCTATGGATATTACACATTTACAAGCCCTGCTATCTGTGATTTTTCACAGCTTGGATGCCTATTTGATGAAAATGCTCAATCAGTTAG TTGAGAAAAACCATCTCTATCCATCAGCTCCTCCTATAACTCGCTATACAGAGACTGTTATTCCAATGATAAAGAGAAGTTTGGTGGTTGGTACACTTTTGGATGAGACTGTTGCTCGTAAGTTGAATGAATTGACTATACCAAAACTCTGCATCAGGTTGAACACACTTCAA TATATTCAGAAACAAGTTGCCATTCTAGAAGATGGAATTAGAAAATCATGGGGACTCATTAGACCATCTCTTGACCAAAGACAAA TGAAAGAAGAGGTCCTGGAAGAGAGGAGTTTGCTAACAAGCAGTGAAGCAGTTGATGCGCTGTTCGCCACCACATGTCACATAATCAGGGACACCACAACAGATGCTATCAGAAAATTTTGTGACTTTACTG GAGCAAGAGTTGTGTTTTGGGATCTGAGAGATCAATTCCTCTTTCATTTATATCGTGGCGATGTTGGAAGTTCTCGCTTGGAAAGTTTTCTTCCTCATGTTGATACT GTTCTTGATCATATATGTGGTTTGATTGATGATACTCTCAGAGACCTTGTGGTTTTAAGCATCTGTCGTGCATCTTTG GAGGGTTATGTGTGGGTATTGCTGGATGGAGGTCCTTCTCGTGCATTTTCTGATTCAGATATCACAATGATGGAAGATGACCTTAATGTATTgaag GAATTCTTTGTTGCTGAAGGAGAAGGCCTTCCTCGTTCCTTAGTTGAGCAAGAAGCGAAATTTGCCCAACAAATACTTGGCTTATTTTCCCTCAAG ACTGAAACTATTGTCCGCATGCTGATGAATGCAAGTGAACACATATCAATGAGAGTGGATTCTCATAAACATGGTCACATGGGCTTGGAAGATGCCCATACTTTAGTACGAGTGCTATGCCACAAGAAAGACAGAGAAGCGTCTAAATTCTTAAAACAGCAATATGAACTTCCCATGTCTTCAG
- the LOC133677397 gene encoding protein unc-13 homolog isoform X4, protein MEQQAMLLHHYRRDRRKLLEFLLSSGLIKELRTPSGPTNSLSNLDFDSLSADYIIHCVKSGGVVDVTEATNKYSDESAYPVTIHSQTRSSYFVVSEPESAGSPPRRAPPPLYAKQAADTSCLSSQMDRVHIEKATTSGDDSGPGYEPATNAPTRPLENSEFPIPSLGLPSLKTGLSDDDLRESAYELLLASIFFSGVEANSVEDRRKEKTSKFLSGLKSKRDKMQSQSQSVGRKSELMDIVRVQMQISEAMDSCTRRNLMQLAARKMSGQIDLTHIALGLLNGTFKSDFLNERSYMQWKSRQANILEELLCSAIGTTNEHLTIRSYVAKIRDEKEWDTMMSASERVAVVASIRQVAVKLSSLPAQFGIQGETFYWTAIYQVNIRLYQKLLFGLFDVLDEDQLIEEADEMLLLIKLTWSTLGITETMHDALYGWVLFQQFVRTGGSALLENAVLHLQKVLSTEEDDRKEQYMNSLVCTKQCNGSHLKLHLLQSIFVSISMWCDYKLQDYHSHFSQKPYNFRMIISLVSAVGVLASDESGDLKLMKLNASDAKASRKLKSYVKKSTEAAFRKVASKVDLESKIERIHPLAQLAKELKLIAETEFNVFHPVLRCWCPESVTISVVLLHQFYGERLKPFLKGVSSVSGDARSVLPAAYMLDQYLTKLYTSALEANKLLNSFNQDFKHYQIGEISKPFILDWVISQHSRILEWTGRAFDIEDWEPLSYHQRHAASIVEVFRIIEETVDQLFGFNLPMDITHLQALLSVIFHSLDAYLMKMLNQLVEKNHLYPSAPPITRYTETVIPMIKRSLVVGTLLDETVARKLNELTIPKLCIRLNTLQYIQKQVAILEDGIRKSWGLIRPSLDQRQMKEEVLEERSLLTSSEAVDALFATTCHIIRDTTTDAIRKFCDFTGARVVFWDLRDQFLFHLYRGDVGSSRLESFLPHVDTVLDHICGLIDDTLRDLVVLSICRASLEGYVWVLLDGGPSRAFSDSDITMMEDDLNVLKEFFVAEGEGLPRSLVEQEAKFAQQILGLFSLKTETIVRMLMNASEHISMRVDSHKHGHMGLEDAHTLVRVLCHKKDREASKFLKQQYELPMSSEYDDTSSRDSNFGSPLIPDLLKRSTSFHWPKNGQSSFKSIRKKLQAATSEIRDVAR, encoded by the exons ATGGAGCAGCAAGCTATGCTGTTACATCACTACCGTCGCGATCGCCGAAAGCTGTTAGAGTTTCTGTTATCGTCAGGTTTGATCAAAGAGCTCCGTACTCCATCTGGTCCTACTAATTCACTCTCCAATCTCGATTTTGATTCTCTTAGCGCCGATTATATCATCCACTGCGTTAAATCAG GTGGAGTCGTTGATGTTACTGAAGCGACTAACAAGTACTCGGATGAATCTGCTTATCCTGTCACG ATACATTCTCAAACGAGGAGCTCCTATTTTGTTGTTTCTGAACCAGAGTCAGCTGGTTCTCCCCCTAGGCGTGCGCCTCCTCCTCTGTATGCTAAACAAGCAGCTGATACATCATGTTTATCAAGTCAAATGGATCGTGTACATATTGAGAAGGCCACTACGTCTGGGGATGACAGCGGTCCTGGATATGAACCAGCGACAAATGCACCTACCAGGCCCTTAGAGAATTCTGAATTTCCAATTCCTTCACTTGGATTACCTAGCCTAAAAACAG GATTGTCTGATGACGACTTGCGGGAATCAGCCTACGAACTTTTGCTTGCATCTATATTTTTCTCTGG GGTTGAAGCAAATTCAGTTGAGGATAGAAGGAAGGAAAAgacttctaaatttttgtcaGGGTTGAAGAGTAAAAGGGATAAAATGCAATCACAATCTCAGTCTGTTGGAAGAAAGTCAGAACTAATGGACATTGTCCGTGTTCAGATGCAG ATTTCAGAAGCAATGGATTCATGCACTAGGCGGAATTTGATGCAGTTGGCAGCAAGGAAAATGAGTGGACAAATTGATCTTACCCATATCGCTCTTGGGCTTTTGAATGGAACTTTCAAGTCTGATTTTCTTAATGAAAGATCATATATGCAATGGAAAAGTAGGCAG gcAAACATTTTAGAAGAACTTCTATGTTCTGCTATTGGTACAACAAATGAACATCTAACCATCAGAAGCTATGTTGCTAAAATCAGAGATGAGAAG GAATGGGATACCATGATGTCTGCTTCTGAACGTGTTGCAGTTGTAGCATCTATTAGACAGGTGGCTGTTAAACTATCATCCTTGCCTGCACAGTTTGGTATTCAAGGTGAAACCTTCTATTGGACTGCCATCTATCAAGTGAACATTAGACTTTATCAGAAATTACTGTTTGGGTTATTTGATGTTCTTGATGAAGATCAGCTCATAGAG GAAGCTGATGAAATGCTGCTGCTTATAAAATTAACCTGGTCTACTTTAGGCATTACTGAAACAATGCATGATGCATTATATGGGTGGGTCCTTTTTCAACAG TTTGTTAGAACAGGTGGGAGTGCGCTATTAGAAAATGCAGTTCTTCACCTGCAGAAGGTCCTATCTACTGAAGAAGATGACAGGAAGGAGCAGTATATGAATAGCCTAGTATGTACAAAGCAATGCAATGGCAGTCACTTGAAGTTGCATCTGTTGCAGTCTATTTTCGTCTCAATAAGCATGTGGTGTGACTATAAACTGCAAGATTATCATTCACATTTCAGCCAG AAACCTTATAACTTTCGAATGATAATATCCTTGGTGTCAGCAGTAGGGGTTCTTGCTTCTGATGAATCTGGTGATCTGAAG TTGATGAAATTAAACGCTTCGGATGCTAAAGCTTCTAGAAAACTTAAATCCTATGTCAAAAAGTCTACTGAAGCTGCATTCAGGAAG GTAGCAAGTAAGGTGGATCTTGAGTCTAAAATAGAAAGGATACATCCCCTGGCTCAGCTTGCTAAAGAACTGAAGTTGATTGCTGAGACAGAGTTCAATGTGTTTCACCCAGTGTTACGTTGCTGGTGTCCTGAGTCTGTGACTATATCAGTTGTGCTATTGCACCAATTTTACGGGGAAAGACTG AAACCTTTCCTCAAGGGAGTGTCATCTGTTTCTGGAGATGCTAGATCAGTGCTTCCAGCTGCTTATATGTTGGATCAGTACCTGACTAAGCTATATACTTCTGCTTTGGAAGCCAATAAGTTGCTGAATTCTTTCAATCAAGATTTCAAACACTATCAG ATTGGAGAAATTTCGAAACCATTCATTCTTGATTGGGTGATTTCTCAGCATTCTCGTATCTTGGAATGGACTGGACGTGCTTTTGATATTGAG GATTGGGAGCCTTTATCATATCATCAGAGACATGCAGCATCAATAGTTGAAGTTTTTAGGATTATAGAGGAG ACTGTGGATCAATTATTTGGCTTCAATCTTCCTATGGATATTACACATTTACAAGCCCTGCTATCTGTGATTTTTCACAGCTTGGATGCCTATTTGATGAAAATGCTCAATCAGTTAG TTGAGAAAAACCATCTCTATCCATCAGCTCCTCCTATAACTCGCTATACAGAGACTGTTATTCCAATGATAAAGAGAAGTTTGGTGGTTGGTACACTTTTGGATGAGACTGTTGCTCGTAAGTTGAATGAATTGACTATACCAAAACTCTGCATCAGGTTGAACACACTTCAA TATATTCAGAAACAAGTTGCCATTCTAGAAGATGGAATTAGAAAATCATGGGGACTCATTAGACCATCTCTTGACCAAAGACAAA TGAAAGAAGAGGTCCTGGAAGAGAGGAGTTTGCTAACAAGCAGTGAAGCAGTTGATGCGCTGTTCGCCACCACATGTCACATAATCAGGGACACCACAACAGATGCTATCAGAAAATTTTGTGACTTTACTG GAGCAAGAGTTGTGTTTTGGGATCTGAGAGATCAATTCCTCTTTCATTTATATCGTGGCGATGTTGGAAGTTCTCGCTTGGAAAGTTTTCTTCCTCATGTTGATACT GTTCTTGATCATATATGTGGTTTGATTGATGATACTCTCAGAGACCTTGTGGTTTTAAGCATCTGTCGTGCATCTTTG GAGGGTTATGTGTGGGTATTGCTGGATGGAGGTCCTTCTCGTGCATTTTCTGATTCAGATATCACAATGATGGAAGATGACCTTAATGTATTgaag GAATTCTTTGTTGCTGAAGGAGAAGGCCTTCCTCGTTCCTTAGTTGAGCAAGAAGCGAAATTTGCCCAACAAATACTTGGCTTATTTTCCCTCAAG ACTGAAACTATTGTCCGCATGCTGATGAATGCAAGTGAACACATATCAATGAGAGTGGATTCTCATAAACATGGTCACATGGGCTTGGAAGATGCCCATACTTTAGTACGAGTGCTATGCCACAAGAAAGACAGAGAAGCGTCTAAATTCTTAAAACAGCAATATGAACTTCCCATGTCTTCAG
- the LOC133677397 gene encoding protein unc-13 homolog isoform X6 encodes MQSQSQSVGRKSELMDIVRVQMQISEAMDSCTRRNLMQLAARKMSGQIDLTHIALGLLNGTFKSDFLNERSYMQWKSRQANILEELLCSAIGTTNEHLTIRSYVAKIRDEKEWDTMMSASERVAVVASIRQVAVKLSSLPAQFGIQGETFYWTAIYQVNIRLYQKLLFGLFDVLDEDQLIEEADEMLLLIKLTWSTLGITETMHDALYGWVLFQQFVRTGGSALLENAVLHLQKVLSTEEDDRKEQYMNSLVCTKQCNGSHLKLHLLQSIFVSISMWCDYKLQDYHSHFSQKPYNFRMIISLVSAVGVLASDESGDLKLMKLNASDAKASRKLKSYVKKSTEAAFRKVASKVDLESKIERIHPLAQLAKELKLIAETEFNVFHPVLRCWCPESVTISVVLLHQFYGERLKPFLKGVSSVSGDARSVLPAAYMLDQYLTKLYTSALEANKLLNSFNQDFKHYQIGEISKPFILDWVISQHSRILEWTGRAFDIEDWEPLSYHQRHAASIVEVFRIIEETVDQLFGFNLPMDITHLQALLSVIFHSLDAYLMKMLNQLVEKNHLYPSAPPITRYTETVIPMIKRSLVVGTLLDETVARKLNELTIPKLCIRLNTLQYIQKQVAILEDGIRKSWGLIRPSLDQRQMKEEVLEERSLLTSSEAVDALFATTCHIIRDTTTDAIRKFCDFTGARVVFWDLRDQFLFHLYRGDVGSSRLESFLPHVDTVLDHICGLIDDTLRDLVVLSICRASLEGYVWVLLDGGPSRAFSDSDITMMEDDLNVLKEFFVAEGEGLPRSLVEQEAKFAQQILGLFSLKTETIVRMLMNASEHISMRVDSHKHGHMGLEDAHTLVRVLCHKKDREASKFLKQQYELPMSSEYDDTSSRDSNFGSPLIPDLLKRSTSFHWPKNGQSSFKSIRKKLQAATSEIRDVAR; translated from the exons ATGCAATCACAATCTCAGTCTGTTGGAAGAAAGTCAGAACTAATGGACATTGTCCGTGTTCAGATGCAG ATTTCAGAAGCAATGGATTCATGCACTAGGCGGAATTTGATGCAGTTGGCAGCAAGGAAAATGAGTGGACAAATTGATCTTACCCATATCGCTCTTGGGCTTTTGAATGGAACTTTCAAGTCTGATTTTCTTAATGAAAGATCATATATGCAATGGAAAAGTAGGCAG gcAAACATTTTAGAAGAACTTCTATGTTCTGCTATTGGTACAACAAATGAACATCTAACCATCAGAAGCTATGTTGCTAAAATCAGAGATGAGAAG GAATGGGATACCATGATGTCTGCTTCTGAACGTGTTGCAGTTGTAGCATCTATTAGACAGGTGGCTGTTAAACTATCATCCTTGCCTGCACAGTTTGGTATTCAAGGTGAAACCTTCTATTGGACTGCCATCTATCAAGTGAACATTAGACTTTATCAGAAATTACTGTTTGGGTTATTTGATGTTCTTGATGAAGATCAGCTCATAGAG GAAGCTGATGAAATGCTGCTGCTTATAAAATTAACCTGGTCTACTTTAGGCATTACTGAAACAATGCATGATGCATTATATGGGTGGGTCCTTTTTCAACAG TTTGTTAGAACAGGTGGGAGTGCGCTATTAGAAAATGCAGTTCTTCACCTGCAGAAGGTCCTATCTACTGAAGAAGATGACAGGAAGGAGCAGTATATGAATAGCCTAGTATGTACAAAGCAATGCAATGGCAGTCACTTGAAGTTGCATCTGTTGCAGTCTATTTTCGTCTCAATAAGCATGTGGTGTGACTATAAACTGCAAGATTATCATTCACATTTCAGCCAG AAACCTTATAACTTTCGAATGATAATATCCTTGGTGTCAGCAGTAGGGGTTCTTGCTTCTGATGAATCTGGTGATCTGAAG TTGATGAAATTAAACGCTTCGGATGCTAAAGCTTCTAGAAAACTTAAATCCTATGTCAAAAAGTCTACTGAAGCTGCATTCAGGAAG GTAGCAAGTAAGGTGGATCTTGAGTCTAAAATAGAAAGGATACATCCCCTGGCTCAGCTTGCTAAAGAACTGAAGTTGATTGCTGAGACAGAGTTCAATGTGTTTCACCCAGTGTTACGTTGCTGGTGTCCTGAGTCTGTGACTATATCAGTTGTGCTATTGCACCAATTTTACGGGGAAAGACTG AAACCTTTCCTCAAGGGAGTGTCATCTGTTTCTGGAGATGCTAGATCAGTGCTTCCAGCTGCTTATATGTTGGATCAGTACCTGACTAAGCTATATACTTCTGCTTTGGAAGCCAATAAGTTGCTGAATTCTTTCAATCAAGATTTCAAACACTATCAG ATTGGAGAAATTTCGAAACCATTCATTCTTGATTGGGTGATTTCTCAGCATTCTCGTATCTTGGAATGGACTGGACGTGCTTTTGATATTGAG GATTGGGAGCCTTTATCATATCATCAGAGACATGCAGCATCAATAGTTGAAGTTTTTAGGATTATAGAGGAG ACTGTGGATCAATTATTTGGCTTCAATCTTCCTATGGATATTACACATTTACAAGCCCTGCTATCTGTGATTTTTCACAGCTTGGATGCCTATTTGATGAAAATGCTCAATCAGTTAG TTGAGAAAAACCATCTCTATCCATCAGCTCCTCCTATAACTCGCTATACAGAGACTGTTATTCCAATGATAAAGAGAAGTTTGGTGGTTGGTACACTTTTGGATGAGACTGTTGCTCGTAAGTTGAATGAATTGACTATACCAAAACTCTGCATCAGGTTGAACACACTTCAA TATATTCAGAAACAAGTTGCCATTCTAGAAGATGGAATTAGAAAATCATGGGGACTCATTAGACCATCTCTTGACCAAAGACAAA TGAAAGAAGAGGTCCTGGAAGAGAGGAGTTTGCTAACAAGCAGTGAAGCAGTTGATGCGCTGTTCGCCACCACATGTCACATAATCAGGGACACCACAACAGATGCTATCAGAAAATTTTGTGACTTTACTG GAGCAAGAGTTGTGTTTTGGGATCTGAGAGATCAATTCCTCTTTCATTTATATCGTGGCGATGTTGGAAGTTCTCGCTTGGAAAGTTTTCTTCCTCATGTTGATACT GTTCTTGATCATATATGTGGTTTGATTGATGATACTCTCAGAGACCTTGTGGTTTTAAGCATCTGTCGTGCATCTTTG GAGGGTTATGTGTGGGTATTGCTGGATGGAGGTCCTTCTCGTGCATTTTCTGATTCAGATATCACAATGATGGAAGATGACCTTAATGTATTgaag GAATTCTTTGTTGCTGAAGGAGAAGGCCTTCCTCGTTCCTTAGTTGAGCAAGAAGCGAAATTTGCCCAACAAATACTTGGCTTATTTTCCCTCAAG ACTGAAACTATTGTCCGCATGCTGATGAATGCAAGTGAACACATATCAATGAGAGTGGATTCTCATAAACATGGTCACATGGGCTTGGAAGATGCCCATACTTTAGTACGAGTGCTATGCCACAAGAAAGACAGAGAAGCGTCTAAATTCTTAAAACAGCAATATGAACTTCCCATGTCTTCAG